One genomic region from Amaranthus tricolor cultivar Red isolate AtriRed21 chromosome 12, ASM2621246v1, whole genome shotgun sequence encodes:
- the LOC130796756 gene encoding uncharacterized protein LOC130796756 — translation MIVKKKGILEEIINKNVEEVNLEEEKEKEQNEREEKEDEKEKEKENQQPVPIATNDEAGVVSKGEQEDAGSEGENSKEEECEEPDKDTFSDEEVRMPTKKEPLYKEKVLGLLQKGSVLWLV, via the exons ATGATAGTTAAGA aaaaagggATTCTGGAGGAAATTATTAATAAGAATGTTGAGGAAGTAAAtttagaagaagaaaaagaaaaagaacagaatgagagagaagaaaaagaagatgaaaaggagaaggaaaaagagaatcAGCAACCTGTTCCAATTGCCACAAATGATGAGGCGGGGGTTGTTTCAAAAGGGGAACAAGAAGATGCTGGAAGTGAGGGGGAAAATTCTAAAGAAGAGGAATGTGAGGAACCAGATAAAGATACTTTTAGTGATGAGGAAGTCAGGATGCCAACTAAGAAGGAGCCTTTGTACAAAGAAAAAGTATTAGGCTTGCTTCAAAAAGGAAGCGTCCTATGGTTAGTTTAG